The Leishmania donovani BPK282A1 complete genome, chromosome 9 genome includes a region encoding these proteins:
- a CDS encoding ef-hand protein 5, putative, translating into MSCAKEASPSLSQQKRSDVRRAGLSGFSSAIYRGALNHSASAELQEGYRILTSGQKENIISDKDLFKAVHGCGLHTTEEEVNDLLRVVHQDERTLGLEFSEFMMLMTKEIDEKSIEEMRSAFSLLDTNKTGTITKKQFTELFVSSGEHSSAEELEELMLLAETSEELEVVDYNKLINELAILLNKM; encoded by the coding sequence ATGAGCTGTGCCAAAGAAGCGTCGCCGAGCCTGTCTCAGCAGAAACGGAGCGACGTGCGTCGCGCTGGTCTCTCCGGGTTCTCCAGCGCCATCTACCGCGGTGCGCTGAACCACAGCGCCTCcgcagagctgcaggagggCTACCGCATCTTGACGAGTGGCCAAAAAGAGAATATCATCAGCGACAAGGACCTCTTCAAGGCCGTCCACGGCTGCGGCCTGCACAccaccgaggaggaggtgaatGATCTTCTCCGTGTCGTGCACCAGGATGAGCGCACGCTTGGGCTGGAGTTCTCGGAGTTCATGATGTTAATGACGAAGGAGATCGATGAGAAGTCGATCGAAGAGATGCGGAGCGCCTTCAGCCTGCTGGACACAAATAAAACAGGCACCATCACCAAGAAGCAGTTCACGGAGCTCTTCGTCTCCTCCGGTGAGCACAGCAGTGCCGAGGAGCTTGAGgagctgatgctgctggcCGAGACGTCGGAAGAGTTGGAGGTGGTGGACTACAACAAGCTCATCAATGAGCTCGCCATTCTACTAAACAAGATGTAG
- a CDS encoding phospholipid transporting ATPase-like protein, putative: MGKVKASFGSLVAAIRSTVSCTSPGDNVIDDEDENNFMADNAKDGGASESGQPAFVEIDLLRSDRNRQRNFPDNSIRTAKYTLLTGLPLSLLYQFYKISNIYFLLVMIIALVPGASPINPFSSIVPLSFVIGAGIFKDLWEDCKRRRADRQANEMIVYVLRACAEVSSKGSTTASSSSSGTLTEKQNSTSDSDGAAAASLRVHGGHNHQQNPRRWRQRIVRVVSRPSSPREDTAVSRKKSYDGKGVHAVEEVEMTTYGRSCGASTTCPTALSLRRTSAQPQESATPDAATEPVVTFQPVRSCEVYPGDIMLFRLGEEVKADCLILNTSLPDGLTYIETANLDGETNAKTRRAKIQTVEALGTVEDVVEKALGVSPRNAAAVHARMNGIDAGPQDVWGVSGEAAAPAKVRVDCCDAFGGAHAVSTPERWMNASGGGTAATDAKRLDASLTTASPVALGKGSGWPMLSAKTVAAKGGDMVVPTAISESTFPPGDLHDYSPQHQHNSQTPVGRECPERKAAEHDSAAAIAERGAAPLCHQHEHSFSDQQKHFTSSSTTGVPLARSSTDLSAAVSGNFHSVASNVTSDMSPERILHQRLMTLKERLAEEGQLPMPLQLRQLSEHYERTVHSRTNSAGARVSSLHGCPHNSTNRAGESESLFDDDAHHHHRSRESQQRRVPEPRRRDGAGDAETAATGPGSGAGPRGQSRGFSAPNKPGVFHNEPLHGNHIADGSDRAFEAAPGVLPASGVVLISCPPTPDLSMWFGQLRLPSGEMVPLGIDQFIPRGCLIRNTDWVIGAVVYTGRHTKMLLNLRPKPHKVTNMTRRLNQMNVLFFAFNQVLIMLLCGLAIWSKRQLLRKVPGAKTDHSAWYIQWNLERYSDVSLFWWRYLTNFVLVSYLIPLSLYVTLEFNKAMQMLLIGADKRMAVFDEFTGAIKKARPKTSELNGQLGHVRYIFTDKTGTLTENLMTYVGGVVDGHTHSETEQPGGIGRALLRRSTAYTAGSVLTSVCPNSMGSARESSLRCDHHKHRRLSSSLGREASTLGDAAVADSLAGMRGESALVSADVAASNSSSCSAAGGGDQHSSNHPFQRLAAVMASHIAVDAHANGDDDTIRQSPRTVTAASPASLVATVDIGATSPHLPLSSSYQCGSGAFGRNAFPALGNAVPGADGNEPGGLGSLAGLRNINEAVLEREPLFCYLRAIALCHSVVCFPVDAVDGLADSQQAAENGKGAPQETKGHKDRRRDKDHNATAAAGEGSAPQKRKNSHHHNRADDGAGKGAPRRRRGSASTADPDHSRARHQQSHETAHHAPDLVPLSKILSLNDISVGNFVEIPYAVPAGPAVCEDLEPYTASGTNSGRGVSMSAHDHLTRANTASFVTAAASADGRGQHQYHHHKTNTNSAVPAATTVDLGPLTKDIFNLSRNNTSLLHGRTSSTSWYQNRYFNRAMHNRNLSAHVSHDGGERNPTPAASPSTTMYPVGSAGEFAGQAATPAEAGGSAAVAAAEAAVPIAASDLEPFIDRSKIYEGQSLDEIALVNAARENGFSLFERTAKQIYIKALGRVMCYDIIAELDFTPQRKLMSILLQRRPDLDSEAAATSVAAGVSAHYHRRAPESSAAAAAAREASGLFAATASGVLPECGVASRPPQSQSHDGLCAFPAQGKKANGDGAASSLPGEDARLCRAKTTSAFTTLTAAELPLPLSRPRTVVLTSEAHESTAEQREEEDGNRSADGPAAKMLPPHSILLPPPTKQQRVPHLGGSGVFTATPPPSSAQQLAHQPSGGGMSPYHDGFGSSAGFGVSAAAGAPASAPGKYLLLVKGADSSMMEIVNMQKRANVRVKDKMLKELDTMSQLGLRTLILGQRYLREEEVRGWLPIFNDAQCAMQDRSEKLHKAYALLEKDVDIVGATAVEDKLQEEVPQTLEFCIQASIVVWMLTGDKRETAVTIAHTSGLVKAGYTDYVCHLDVSDIIEEEALLQQKQRYKETCRLKAKDGIGDGVSSLENVSSSSSDADSALHSPVASTTTRAHLSGSSRMHSPQLPKALTQAGSVDHATVVSTASPLQETANTITGGDSIGAGTSIAVDAAQRFLMRKCARIEEQLKAAEDKCSEGQEVFDDRVVVIVVDGKTLDFIFQDCNRARRFFLLGSRCRSAVCCRMTPLQKAKVVRMFKRNANAVVLAIGDGANDVSMIQESSIGVGIMGLEGSQAELASDYALPKFRFLKRLLFVHGRFSVFREAHCVVYSLYKNVIVTVGMVSYQFYVGYSGQTLIDSWLLGMFSVFLCSLQPLMIGILDKDVEDELAESLPRLYPPLSRESMYFSCTYIIKWLVDGLIEGLIFFFFLMYTVGVQDNLYTHMTAAIEDYGATFFTMLVLVADLRAGTLVTYYMLPFALVIGLAIILVPALELAYAALHDLAGSNWFVHVANELYGTSGKFWLMLFFACGVLVVFTMASNMYIQLFAPWHNAGFAMRAARRSHHRIPHQHTKEELKAEYTRLLARCEELTKLQQKRKESAAKNSGAKGKTQMTTTAAAAAR, from the coding sequence ATGGGCAAAGTAAAGGCTTCCTTCGGCAGCCTTGTCGCCGCCATTCGGAGCACCGTTAGCTGCACGAGCCCCGGAGACAATGTCAttgacgacgaagacgagaACAATTTTATGGCGGACAACGCcaaggacggcggcgcgtcggAGTCTGGGCAACCGGCCTTCGTCGAAATcgacctgctgcgcagcgaccGCAATCGGCAGCGCAACTTTCCGGACAACTCTATCCGCACAGCCAAGTACACGCTTCTCACGGGCTTGCCGCTCAGCCTTCTCTACCAGTTCTACAAGATCTCCAACATCTATTTCTTGCTTGTGATGATCATCGCGCTCGTGCCAGGGGCGAGCCCGATCAACCCCTTCAGCAGTATTGTGCCCCTGTCCTTCGTGATCGGCGCTGGCATCTTCAAGGACCTCTGGGAGGACTGCAAGCGGCGCAGGGCGGATCGCCAGGCAAACGAAATGATCGTCTACGTCCTGCGAGCGTGCGCGGAGGTGTCCAGCAaaggcagcaccaccgccagcagcagcagcagcggcactctTACCGAGAAGCAAAACTCCACGAgtgacagcgacggcgcagccgcagcgtcgctgcgcgtgcacggtGGTCACAATCACCAGCAGAACcctcgccgctggcggcagcgcatcgtGCGCGTCGTGTCGCGGCCAAGCAGCCCAAGGGAAGACACCGCGGTCAGTCGCAAGAAGTCATATGATGGTAAAGGAGTGCATGCggtggaagaggtggagatgACCACCTACGGCCGAAGTTGCGGCGCATCGACAACGTGCCCAACGGCATTGAGCCTTCGCCGCACGTCAGCGCAGCCCCAAGAGTCAGCGACGCCGGACGCTGCAACGGAGCCGGTAGTCACGTTCCAGCCGGTGCGTAGCTGCGAAGTGTACCCTGGTGACATCATGCTCTTCCGCCTTGGTGAAGAAGTGAAGGCAGACTGCCTGATCTTGAACACGTCGCTGCCGGACGGGCTGACGTACATCGAGACGGCCAACCTCGATGGCGAGACCAACGCGAAGACGCGCCGCGCCAAGATCCAGACGGTGGAGGCACTGGGGACAGTGGAGGACGTGGTGGAGAAGGCTCTCGGCGTCTCACCAAGgaacgcggcggccgtgcacGCCCGCATGAACGGCATCGATGCCGGGCCACAGGATGTCTGGGGTGTGTCaggcgaagccgccgccccaGCGAAGGTGCGCGTGGACTGCTGTGATGCGTTTGGCGGCGCTCACGCTGTTAGCACCCCTGAACGATGGATGAACGCATCAGGAGGagggacagcggcgacggacgCCAAGCGCCTCGATGCTTCACTGACCACGGCCTCGCCTGTCGCCCTTGGCAAGGGTTCCGGGTGGCCGATGCTCTCGGCGAAAACCGTAGCTGCCAAAGGCGGCGACATGGTCGTCCCCACCGCCATCTCAGAGTCGACCTTCCCACCTGGAGACCTGCACGACTACTCGccacagcaccagcacaaCTCGCAGACGCCGGTCGGCCGGGAGTGCCCAGAGCGAAAAGCGGCCGAGCACGactcagctgcagcgatagcggagagaggggccgCCCCCCTCTGCCACCAGCACGAGCACAGCTTCTCTGATCAACAGAAGCACTTCAccagctccagcaccaccggcgtCCCCCTCGCACGTAGCAGCACGGACTTGAGTGCCGCGGTGTCAGGTAACTTCCACAGCGTGGCTAGCAATGTCACGTCAGACATGTCCCCAGAGCGAATTCTGCACCAGCGACTTATGACGTTGAAGGAGCGACTTGCCGAGGAAGGGCAGCTGCCGATGCCACTCCAGCTTCGGCAGCTCTCGGAGCATTACGAGCGCACCGTGCACAGTCGCACGAACAGCgcaggtgcgcgcgtgtcctCCCTGCACGGGTGCCCACACAACTCCACCAATCGCGCGGGCGAAAGCGAGTCTTTgttcgacgacgacgcccaTCATCATCACAGGAGCCGTGAGTCACAACAGAGGAGAGTGCCTGAGCCACGACGACGCGACGGGGCAGGCGACGCGGAAACGGCCGCCACAGGACCGGGATCCGGTGCCGGCCCCCGTGGCCAGTCGCGTGGCTTCTCAGCGCCCAACAAACCTGGAGTATTTCATAACGAGCCGCTCCACGGCAACCACATCGCCGACGGTAGCGATAGGGCCTTTGAAGCGGCCCCGGGCGTACTGCCCGCCTCCGGCGTGGTTCTCATCTCCTGCCCCCCCACGCCGGACCTGTCGATGTGGTTTGGCCAGCTGCGCTTGCCATCAGGCGAGATGGTGCCGCTCGGCATTGACCAGTTCATTCCACGGGGCTGCCTTATCCGCAACACGGACTGGGTTATCGGTGCGGTCGTGTACACGGGTCGCCACACCAAGATGCTGCTGAACCTGCGGCCGAAGCCGCACAAGGTAACGAACATGACACGGCGCCTGAACCAGATGAACGTGCTGTTCTTTGCATTTAACCAGGTGCTGATAATGCTGCTCTGCGGGCTGGCCATCTGGAGCAAGCGCCAACTGCTGCGCAAGGTGCCTGGGGCGAAGACCGATCACTCGGCCTGGTACATCCAGTGGAACCTCGAACGCTACTCGGACGTCTCGTTGTTTTGGTGGCGCTACCTGACCAACTTTGTGCTGGTGAGCTACCTCATTCCCTTGTCTCTTTACGTCACGCTGGAATTCAACAAGGCCATGCAGATGCTCCTGATCGGCGCGGACAAGCGCATGGCGGTCTTCGACGAGTTCACCGGGGCCATCAAGAAAGCGCGCCCCAAGACTTCTGAGCTTAACGGCCAACTCGGCCACGTGCGCTACATCTTCACGGACAAGACGGGGACCTTGACAGAAAACCTCATGACGTACgttggcggcgtcgtcgacgggcacacgcacagcgaaACGGAGCAGCCTGGCGGCATCGGCCGTGCACTTCTTCGTCGCAGCACTGCATACACCGCGGGCAGTGTCCTCACTAGCGTCTGTCCGAACAGTATGGGCTCAGCCCGTGAATCGTCACTGCGCTGTGACCATCACAAGCATCGTCGCCTCAGCTCGTCCCTCGGCAGAGAGGCAAGCACtctcggcgacgctgccgtagCAGACAGTCTGGCGGGCATGCGGGGTGAGAGCGCCCTTGTCTCCGCGGATGTCGCCGCGAgtaacagcagcagctgtagcgcggctggcggtggtgaccAACACTCCTCCAACCACCCCTTTCAGCGtctggcggcggtgatggcgagTCACATAGCCGTTGACGCCCACGccaacggcgacgacgacacgaTCAGACAGTCACCACGCACGGTGACGGCCGCCTCCCCCGCGTCGCTGGTCGCCACGGTGGACATCGGCGCTACCTCGCCGCATCTGCCGCTCTCCAGCAGCTACCAGTGTGGCAGCGGAGCATTCGGCCGGAACGCTTTCCCGGCCTTGGGCAACGCGGTCCCTGGAGCGGATGGTAATGAGCCTGGGGGTCTCGGCAGCTTGGCCGGGCTGCGCAACATCAACGAAGCCGTGCTGGAGCGCGAGCCGCTATTCTGCTATCTACGCGCCATCGCTCTGTGCCACTCCGTCGTGTGCTTTCCAGTGGACGCAGTCGATGGATTAGCGGACtcgcagcaggcggcagAGAACGGCAAAGGCGCGCCGCAGGAAACGAAAGGGCACAAAGACCGTCGCCGCGACAAGGATCAcaacgccaccgcggcggcgggcgagggCAGTGCGCCACAGAAGCGGAAGAATAGCCACCATCACAACCGTgctgacgacggcgcaggcAAGGGTGCGCCGAGGCGacgtcgcggcagcgcttCCACCGCAGACCCCGATCACTCGCGGGCGCGTCATCAGCAGAGCCACGAGACTGCCCACCACGCACCCGATCTGGTCCCTCTCTCGAAGATATTATCTCTTAACGATATTTCGGTTGGTAACTTCGTTGAGATCCCCTACGCCGTTCCCGCCGGCCCCGCGGTATGTGAAGACTTGGAGCCCTACACCGCCAGTGGCAccaacagcggcagaggtgTCAGCATGTCGGCTCACGACCATCTCACCCGCGCCAACACTGCATCTttcgtgacggcggcggcgagtgcgGATGGCCGAGGCCAGCATCAATACCATCATCACAAGACAAACACGAATTCCGCAGTACCAGCGGCCACGACGGTGGACTTGGGGCCCCTAACAAAGGACATCTTCAATCTGAGCAGGAACAACACATCTCTGCTGCACGGCcgcacgagcagcacgaGCTGGTATCAAAATCGCTACTTTAATCGCGCGATGCATAATCGCAACCTTAGTGCGCATGTGAGccacgatggcggcgagcgcaaccccacccctgccgcttctccttccaCGACAATGTACCCAGTCGGCAGCGCTGGGGAGTTTGCAGGACAAGCAGCTACCCCCGCGGAGGCGGGCGGGTCAgcagccgtcgctgcagcagaagcagcagtCCCGATAGCGGCCTCCGATCTCGAGCCGTTCATTGACCGCAGCAAAATCTACGAGGGCCAGTCGCTGGACGAGATCGCCTTGGTGAACGCGGCGCGCGAGAACGGGTTCTCGCTCTTCGAGCGGACGGCGAAGCAGATCTATATAAAGGCGCTCGGCCGCGTCATGTGCTACGACATCATTGCGGAGCTCGATTtcacgccgcagcgcaaGCTGATGAGCATTTTGCTACAACGAAGGCCTGATTTAGActccgaggcggcggcaacatCGGTGGCTGCCGGCGTAAGCGCGCACTACCACCGCAGAGCACCGGAgagctccgctgccgcagcagcagcgcgcgaggCATCCGGTTTGTTcgcggccaccgcctcaGGCGTCTTGCCCGAGTGTGGTGTGGCATCGCGGCCCCCGCAGTCGCAAAGCCACGACGGTCTCTGTGCTTTCCCCGCGCAAGGAAAGAAGGCGAACGGAGACGGTGCCGCGAGCTCGCTGCCAGGCGAGGACGCGCGGTTGTGCCGAGCTAAGACAACCTCGGCCTTCACCACCCTCACGGCGGCTgagttgccgctgccgctgtcgcgccCACGTACCGTCGTGCTCACGAGCGAAGCACATGAGAGTACGGCAGAGCAgcgggaagaggaagacggcAACAGGAGCGCCGACGGACCCGCTGCGAAAATGCTTCCGCCACACAGCATCCTCTTGCCGCCTCcgacgaagcagcagcgcgtacCCCACTTGGGCGGCTCGGGTGTGTTCACAGCAACGCCtccgccgagcagcgcgcagcagctggctcATCAACCGTCTGGCGGCGGCATGTCCCCCTACCACGACGGTTTCGGGAGTAGTGCGGGCTTTGGGGTTTCTGCGGCAGCCGGTGCGCCGGCCTCGGCACCAGGAAAGTATCTGCTACTCGTTAAAGGGGCGGACAGCAGCATGATGGAGATCGTCAACATGCAGAAGCGTGCCAACGTCCGGGTGAAGGACAAGAtgctgaaggagctggaCACGATGTCACAGTTGGGCCTGCGCACCCTCATCCTCGGCCAGCGCTacctgcgcgaggaggaggtgcgtggGTGGCTGCCAATCTTCAACGATGCCCAATGTGCGATGCAGGACCGCAGCGAGAAGCTGCACAAGGCATACGCGCTATTGGAGAAAGACGTCGACATTGTGGGTGCCACCGCGGTGGAGGACAAGCTGCAAGAAGAGGTGCCGCAGACGCTGGAGTTCTGCATACAGGCGTCCATTGTGGTGTGGATGCTGACGGGCGACAAGCGAGAGACGGCCGTCACTATCGCCCACACTAGCGGTCTTGTCAAGGCTGGCTACACCGACTACGTGTGCCATCTCGACGTCTCTGACATTATCGAGGAAgaggcgttgctgcagcagaagcagcggtaCAAAGAGACGTGTCGCCTTAAGGCGAAAGACGGCATTGGCGATGGGGTATCATCGCTGGAGAACGTGTCTTCGAGCTCGTCGGACGCCGATAGTGCCTTGCATTCACCAGTGGCGAGCACGACAACCCGGGCACACCTGAGCGGGTCGTCTCGCATGCATTCGCCGCAGCTGCCCAAGGCACTGACGCAGGCGGGCAGCGTCGACCACGCCACTGTCGTCTCCACTGCAAGTCCGCTGCAAGAAACCGCGAACACGATCACAGGCGGTGATTCCATAGGAGCTGGGACGAGCATCGCtgtcgacgcggcgcagagaTTCCTCATGCGCAAGTGCGCCCGcatcgaggagcagctgaaAGCGGCCGAGGACAAGTGCAGCGAGGGGCAGGAGGTGTTTGAcgaccgcgtcgtcgtcatcgtggTGGACGGCAAGACGCTGGACTTCATCTTTCAGGACTGCAACCGTgcgcgccgcttcttcctccttggcagtcgctgccgcagcgctgtgTGCTGCCGCATGACCCCGCTCCAGAAGGCGAAGGTTGTGCGGATGTTTAAGCGCAACGCAAACGCCGTGGTGCTCGCCATCGGTGACGGTGCCAACGACGTGTCCATGATTCAGGAGAGCAGCATCGGCGTCGGTATCATGGGCTTGGAAGGGTCGCAGGCAGAGCTGGCAAGCGACTACGCCCTCCCGAAGTTTCGCTTCTTGAAGCGGCTGCTCTTCGTCCATGGCCGCTTCTCCGTCTTCCGCGAGGCACACTGCGTCGTCTATTCTCTGTACAAGAACGTGATTGTGACGGTGGGCATGGTTAGCTACCAATTCTATGTTGGCTACTCGGGTCAGACACTGATAGACTCGTGGCTTCTGGGGATGTTCAGCGTCTTCCTCTGCTCTCTGCAACCGCTGATGATTGGCATCCTAGACAAGGATGTCGAGGACGAGCTGGCCGAGTCCCTGCCGAGGCTGTACCCGCCCCTGTCACGCGAGTCCATGTACTTCTCCTGCACGTACATCATCAAGTGGCTCGTCGACGGTCTCATCGAGGGTCTCAtcttcttcttcttcctcatGTACACGGTTGGCGTGCAGGACAACCTGTACACGCACATGACCGCAGCCATCGAGGACTACGGCGCCACCTTCTTCACGATGCTCGTCCTTGTCGCCGACCTCCGTGCCGGCACCCTGGTGACGTACTACATGCTGCCCTTTGCGCTCGTGATCGGGCTGGCCATCATCCTCGTGCCGGCCCTCGAGCTCGCCTACGCCGCCCTGCACGACCTCGCCGGGAGCAACTGGTTTGTGCACGTGGCGAACGAGCTGTACGGCACGTCTGGCAAGTTCTGGCTGATGCTGTTCTTTGCCTGCGGGGTGCTCGTCGTCTTCACCATGGCGTCGAACATGTACATACAACTCTTCGCGCCGTGGCACAATGCCGGTTTCGCCATGCGCGCTGCCCGAAGATCGCACCACCGCATcccgcaccagcacaccAAGGAGGAACTGAAGGCCGAGTACACTCGGCTGCTTGCCCGGTGCGAGGAGCTGACCAAGTtgcagcagaagcggaaGGAGTCTGCAGCGAAGAACAGCGGCGCCAAAGGTAAGACCCAAATgacgacaacggcagcagctgcagcgcggtgA
- a CDS encoding calmodulin, putative, which yields MADQLSNEQISEFKEAFSLFDKDGDGTITTKELGTVMRSLGQNPTEAELQDMINEVDQDGSGTIDFPEFLTLMARKMQDSDSEEEIKEAFRVFDKDGNGFISAAELRHVMTNLGEKLTDEEVDEMIREADVDGDGQINYEEFVKMMMSK from the coding sequence ATGGCGGATCAGCTGTCCAACGAGCAGATCTCCGAGTTCAAGGAggccttttccctctttgacaaggacggcgatggcaccatcaccaccaagGAGCTCGGCACCGTCATGCGCTCGCTCGGCCAGAACCCCaccgaggcggagctgcaggacATGATCAACGAGGTGGACcaggacggcagcggcaccatcgACTTCCCCGAGTTCCTGACGCTGATGGCGCGTAAGATGCAGGACTCCGactcggaggaggagatcaaGGAGGCGTTCCGCGTGTTCGACAAGGACGGTAACGGCTTCATCTCcgccgcggagctgcgccacgtcaTGACCAACCTCGGCGAGAAGCTcacggacgaggaggtggacgagATGATCCGCGAGGCCGACGTGGATGGCGACGGCCAGATCAACTACGAGGAGTTCGTGAAGATGATGATGAGCAAGTAG